CAACACTGCTATACACCAGGCACTGGAGACCTGCCTTGCTAACCGTATCCAGGTCCTCCGCGTGCGCGAACCCCGCCAGGTTGAACCCGCACTCGCGAATGTCCTTAAGCACATCCAAGTCGTCCGGCACGTCGTCCCACGGGATAATGGCAAAATCCGATGGTCTAAGCGTAGGTCTCTCCAGCGTTGCCGCAATCATGGTTGTAGCCAGGATGGAGATCAGACCGGCCGTCACTGCCAACAAAGACACGATCTGTCTCACGATCTACCTATCCTCTGCGCTGGCACTAACTATCGAAGAGTCCAACACTACGTGCCCTTTCGTAATTCCCGGATTCAGCGCTCGAGCAGGGAGCCCAGACGTAGGACTCGCGAACAGACACATCCGGGCCGCAGATTTCCATGGCGGTCTTGATCCTGCCTGTCAAGAGATTCATAAGCTCTCGTGCTCCAACAGTATCCCCTGGTTTGAGGCCCAGCTTCTGCAGAACCCGCAGATCCTTCAGTTGGTCCCTGGTATAGATCCATAGGCACATGTGCTTGTCCGGATCATACGCCGTGCAAGGATCGCACACCATGCAACAGCCTTCACTGAGCGTAACAGGTATGTTGGGGTTGTCCCGCATCTTGACGAGTATCTCGTGCAGATTGTCGACATCGAGCGGATTCTCAAGATCGCCGAGACCATAGTGGCACATCAGACACATCAGGTGGTGCGGCCTTATGAACAGCCTGTCCGCTTGCTCTATTCGCCTGCAGGACTCCGCCTTGGCTGTGCGCATCTCCTCTTTTGTTCTTATGGGCAGAAGCGCGTAGGGCCCGCAACCTAGCAGGTCCTCTCCGAGGTTCCAACATGCGTCCAGGGAGTAGCATCTCTGCCCGCCCTTCTCGCGAGTCTGTCTGTAGTAGTCGGTCCGAGCGTACTCGCACACAGGCCAATCCTGAGACAGCTCGAAATCCTGGTAGCATATTCCTTTGAGGCTCTCTACCTTGAGGAACAGCACCCGCAGCACATCTATGGCTGGGTGAACTGTGTTTGGGCGGATGTCGAGCCTGCAGAGAACCTCCAGGTCCTTGGCTCTGTTCGCGTAGTCTGCCCTGCGCGACAGGAAATCGTCCGGGAGCCGAGCGTGACAGTCTGAGTTT
The sequence above is a segment of the Armatimonadota bacterium genome. Coding sequences within it:
- a CDS encoding DUF1284 domain-containing protein; its protein translation is MTAKCSTSEAKTRADGEVFELRAHHLLCAICAAAGAQRPPCGSVVTDAIREAIRSQPFIQLKLTADLDLVRSHFLDINSDCHARLPDDFLSRRADYANRAKDLEVLCRLDIRPNTVHPAIDVLRVLFLKVESLKGICYQDFELSQDWPVCEYARTDYYRQTREKGGQRCYSLDACWNLGEDLLGCGPYALLPIRTKEEMRTAKAESCRRIEQADRLFIRPHHLMCLMCHYGLGDLENPLDVDNLHEILVKMRDNPNIPVTLSEGCCMVCDPCTAYDPDKHMCLWIYTRDQLKDLRVLQKLGLKPGDTVGARELMNLLTGRIKTAMEICGPDVSVRESYVWAPCSSAESGNYERARSVGLFDS